In one Diabrotica virgifera virgifera chromosome 7, PGI_DIABVI_V3a genomic region, the following are encoded:
- the LOC126887669 gene encoding uncharacterized protein LOC126887669, with protein MSTFKVDHLLVKELDYELKIRSIDVTEYPTVEAKRKILRGALRQEKENRSFRQISSSCIPFDKHKEEIEDTLKDLTQKIGIFRGTILDPTFARLSSRVAHLSGRVSRLECDTDEQELYQKTVAVKILDIEGDLDARGNPAATSTPNAPIHNASPFPFSKSAQVHKWGISFSGTGDRDTVVAFLEKVECLRISRCIPEDDLFAASAELFTGPAFTWFMNNRSNLSCWKDLVQKLKADFLPYSYQDDLLDDIKKRKQLQNEPVTMFINNILGLCSRLDIPLTESEKVRIIMKSLLPSYHSQLALVEIRSIDELTEKCKRLEETFSWSNQPSTVVSSRPFPSSSQNSFSRNRSWQNKVPKHNVSTVTSTIVCWNCYTQGHAFSACPNPRLRPFCFGCGLENTTKPRCRNCQGNGRLEDCTLSPPLTVSPSGNSVTSINNTGLNTSSPPVPSTSRKGKGISSKKTTTSNNNLSQD; from the coding sequence atgtccACTTTTAAAGTTGATCATTTACTGGTAAAAGAGTTAGATTACGAGCTTAAAATCCGAAGTATTGATGTTACTGAATATCCTACCGTCGAGGCTAAACGCAAAATATTGCGTGGAGCTCTGCGACAGGAGAAGGAAAataggagttttcggcaaatttctTCCTCCTGTATTCCCTTTGACAAACATAAGGAGGAGATTGAGGACACACTGAAAGACCTTACCCAGAAAATCGGGATATTCAGGGGTACAATACTGGATCCTACCTTTGCTAGATTGTCGTCTAGAGTAGCTCATTTATCTGGACGAGTAAGTCGCTTAGAGTGTGATACCGATGAACAGGAATTATACCAGAAAACCGTCGCAGTCAAAATCTTGGATATTGAAGGTGACCTCGATGCTCGGGGAAACCCAGCTGCTACCTCCACTCCAAATGCACCCATACACAATGCGTCACCCTTCCCATTTTCTAAATCTGCCCAAGTTCATAAATGGGGTATTTCTTTTTCTGGTACAGGTGATCGTGATACTGTTGTCGCTTTCTTAGAGAAAGTTGAATGTTTGCGAATCTCTAGATGTATTCCAGAGGATGACTTATTTGCAGCCTCCGCTGAGTTGTTTACCGGTCCTGCGTTCACTTGGTTTATGAATAATCGCTCTAACCTTTCTTGCTGGAAAGATCTGGTGCAAAAACTTAAAGCTGATTTCCTACCATATTCCTACCAAGATGATCTTTTGGATGACATTAAAAAGCGGAAACAACTCCAGAATGAACCCGTTACTATGTTTATCAACAACATCCTTGGGTTGTGTAGTCGTCTTGACATTCCTCTCACGGAATCCGAAAAGGTAAGAATCATCATGAAATCTTTGTTACCCTCATATCACTCTCAACTAGCTCTTGTAGAAATCCGTAGTATCGACGAACTTACGGAAAAATGTAAGCGGTTAGAAGAAACATTTTCTTGGTCTAATCAACCCTCAACTGTAGTTTCGTCTCGTCCTTTCCCGTCTTCTAGTCAGAATTCCTTTTCACGAAATCGATCATGGCAAAATAAAGTACCGAAACACAATGTATCTACCGTTACCTCCACGATCGTATGTTGGAATTGTTATACTCAGGGACATGCCTTCTCTGCATGCCCAAACCCCAGATTgcgtcccttttgttttgggtgTGGCCTTGAAAATACCACTAAACCCAGGTGTAGGAATTGTCAGGGAAACGGTCGTTTAGAGGATTGTACCCTGAGCCCTCCTCTGACAGTCTCTCCATCAGGGAATTCCGTAACTTCCATAAACAATACAGGACTCAACACGTCAAGCCCTCCCGTACCTTCTACCAGTCGAAAAGGGAAAGGTATTTCGTCCAAAAAGACAACAACTTCAAACAACAACCTATCTCAAGATTAA